ACCGAGGAAAGCATTTCGGGGGGGATACGCTTGTTGAGTTTGACGTAAGTTTCAAAGGTGGATTTTATGGAGCGCATCAATGCTTCCACTTCCACCGTTACTTCACGATTTTCGTAAACTTCCTCCACTTCGCATAAAAAATAATTGTCGTGGGGGATATAGTTGTGGATGTGAGCCCGCTTTCGACCTTCTACCAAAACTTTCACAGTCCCATCCGGTAAGCGTAAAAGCTGGATGATGGTTCCCAAGGTTCCTACCTTGTAAATATCTTCGGGGCGAGGATCATTGGTTTTGGGATTGACCTGCGCGGCCATCAGGATGTCTTTTTCTGAATGCATGGCCTCTTCAAGGGCATTAATGCTTTTCTCACGCCCCACAAACAAAGGCACCACCATATGCGGAAAGATGATAATATCCCTCAAGGGGAGCAGGGGGACCACTTTAAAATTGGGATTAGAAGGAGTTGTGTTTTGCATGTGGATTAACCTAATTTATGTAATTCTCAGGTTTGTCATTCTGGCGTAAGTCAGGATGACAGGCACTAAGCAGATTCCGCCTTTTTTTCGTACACGATCAAGGGTTGCTCTTTTTTGGTAAAAACTTCTTCGTTGAGTACTACTTCTCGTACATTCGTTTGTGACGGGATTTCATACATCACATCCATCATCACGCTTTCCAGAATTGCCCTCAAACCACGTGCCCCTGATTTTCGCTTGATGGCCTCTTTCGCCACCGCAGACAGAGCACCTGGAGTAAACTTAAGCTTCACTTTTTCGAACTCAAAAAGCTTCTGATACTGCTTTAGCAAGGCATTCTTGGGCTTGGTCAAAATCTCAACCAGTGCGGCTTCGTCTAACTCATCCAGTGTAGCGATGACTGGCAAACGACCCACAAATTCTGGAATCAATCCAAAATGCAATAGATCTTCGGTTTGAACCTGGGCAAAAATCTCTCCTAAGGCATCTTTGTTTTTCACCTTCACTTCAGAACCAAAACCCATCGTCTTCTGAGATAAACGGCGTCGAATGACATCTTCTAAACCTACAAATGCACCCCCACAGATAAATAAAATGTTAGTCGTGTCAATTTGTATATATTCTTGCTGAGGATGCTTCCTTCCTCCCTTTGGGGGAAGATTGGCCACCGTACCTTCGATAATTTTTAATAAGGCCTGCTGCACTCCCTCACCCGAGACATCTCGGGTAATCGAGGGATTCTCTGCCTTCCTGGAAATCTTATCGATCTCATCGATATAAACAATGCCCCGCTCAGCCTTTGCCTTGTCATAATCGGCTGCCTGAAGGAGATACAAAATAATATTTTCAACATCCTCCCCTACATACCCCGCTTCGGTCAAAGTCGTGGCATCGGCAATTGTAAAAGGGACGTTCAAAATTTTAGCCAGAGTTTGGGCGAGTAAGGTCTTGCCGGTACCCGTGGGGCCTACAAGCAGAATATTGGACTTCTGCAAATCCACATCACAACCCGCTTGGCGGGCTTCAATTCTTTTGTAATGATTATGGACCGCAACAGATAGGGCACGCTTAGCTCGTTCCTGTCCCACCACATATTCATCTAGCACCTTTTTGATTTCAACGGGCTTTGGAACGTTGGACTTAGTGCTCAGCAATTCCTGCTTCGAATGTTCCTCGGCAATGATATCATTACAAAGCTCTATGCATTCGTCACAAATGTAAACTGTGGGCCCTGCAATTAATTTTTTGACTTCACGTTGAGACTTGCCACAAAAGCTACAACTCAAGTGGGCCGGATCATCGGTGTAGGCTCTCGCCACAACATTCTCCTTGTTTTAAGGAAGAAAACCCTATTGGAGAACCCAATATCAGGCCTCCGCCTGTTGTAAAGTATTGTCCTATTTCAGGGACCTGTCAAGGAAGGGGGGGTAAAATATTCCCTTTTTTTATAGCAGACTATTCTCTAGGAATTTTTTTTCTTTTCTTTGTCTCGATAATTCAGAACTTCATCGATAATGCCGTATTCCTTTGCCTCCTGGCCTCCCATAAAATAATCACGATCCGTATCTGTTTGAAGTTTTTTCAAGGTTTGCTTGGTGTGTTTTGAGAGGATATTGTTCAACTCCTCACGCAAACGCAGAATTTCGCGCGCCTGAATTTCAATATCTGCCGCCTGTCCTTGGACACCCCCTAAAGGTTGATGAATGAGAATACGAGAATGGGGAAGTGAGAAGCGTTTTCCCGCTGTACCGGCAGCGAGAAGCACGGCTCCCATGGAAGCGGCCTGGCCCACGCACAAAGTGGAAACATCCGGCTTGATGTACTGCATCGTGTCATAAATCGCCAGCCCTGCAGTCACAGAGCCCCCAGGAGAATTGACATATAAATGAATATCTTTTTCGGGATCTTCGCTTTCCAAAAAAAGTAACTGGGCAATAATTACATTGGCCACATCATCGTTTATTTGGGTTCCCAACAACACGATACGGTCTTTCAACAGACGAGAATAAATATCATAAGCACGCTCACCGCGATGAGTTTGCTCAATAACCATGGGCACTAAACCAGACATAGGTCCTCCATTGTGTGTAATAGATATCTTAGTTGGAAAACTTAGCGTTCTGTCGAATAAAATCAAGAATCTTCTCTTCGCGAATTTGGGAAAAGAGCGAACTCATCATCTGACTTTGACGATAATAATTTTCGACCACCTCCACATTTTGCCCAACATTTTTGGCAATTTCGGCAATGCGATCCCTAAGTTCGGATTCGCTTACTTCAATTTTTTCTTGTTTTGAGATGGAATCAAAAAGCAAAAAGGCCTTGATACGACGCAGGGCATTCTCTCGATTCTGAACACGATACTGCTCAAAGACCAAACCCGCTTTTTCAGGGGAAAGACCCTGCTGCTGAAGGTGGCTGAGTGTATTTTCATAGAGCGCCTTCACTTCCTGCTCTATAAGCAATTCGGGCACTTCGATGGAAGAATGTTTTGAAATCAGGTAATCCAAAATTTGGTTCGTTTCATCTCTTTTCTGATCCTGCTCTTTTTTATACTTTAAATTTTCGGCAATCTTTTCTTTGACCTGCGCCAGACTTTCAAACTGACCTAAATCTTTTGCAAACTCATCGTCGAGCTCGGGAAGACTTTTGATTTTTAAATCGTTCAATTGAATATCAAATTCGGTGTTTTGACCTGCAAGTTTTGCATTGGGATAGTCCGTGGGAAAAACAACCTCTATCTTTTTATTTTCCCCTTTTTTCATTCCCAAAACACCCTTCTCAAAATCTTTTAGAAAATGACCGGCCCCCAATTCAATGGACACCCCTTTTCCAGACCCCCCTTCAAAGACTTCCCCCTTTAAATATCCTTCAAAATCCACCAGGGCCACGTGACCTGACTGGGCTTTCACGTCATCCCCTTCTACGGGAACCATTTGAGCTTGGCCAGCCTGCAAGCGGACAAGTTCTTCCTGAATATCGCTATCCTTCACTTCCAGCGAAAAAATCTTTAAGGGAAGTTCTTTATAATCCCTTGCTTCTACTTGAGGAAAAGTTTCAATTTCAGCCACAAAAGAAATAGGCTTCCCTTTCTCCTTTTGGATATCCTTCACAGAAGGGGAGCCAACGGGTTGCAGCTTTTCTTGCTCGAGGGCCTTGATGTAACTGTGCTCAATCAAATGTCCCAAGGCATCTGCCTCTGTTTGTTCTTTGTAATGTCTCTCCAAAATACCCCGAGGGACTTTCCCTTTGCGAAAACCCTTGATGGAAACTTGTTGCCCCAACTTTTGATAAGCCTTCTCAATCTCCTTCAAATAATCTTCATAAGAAACTTGAATATTAAGTTTTTTCTTGATGGAAGAGAGTTCTTCAATTTGGACATCCATAGGTTAACCTTTCAATATTGAGGACCAACAAAGCGGATGAATTTATAAATGCGCCGACAATTTTATGCGAGGAGGGGGACTTGAACCCCCACGGTTACCCACTGGCTTCTAAGACCAGCGCGTCTGCCAGTTCCGCCATCCTCGCGAAACTTTGTTTTTAGCTTATTACGCCCTCTAAATGCTGCGTTGCGGTATCCAAAAAATGCTCATTTACAGTAGTAAACTCCGCTTTTTTGGAACCTCCGCGCCTTGCCTTTAGAGCGCTCATAACAGCTAAAAAACAAAGTTTAAACTATTATGGGCCATGTAGGGGTCGAACCTACGACCTAGCGATTAAGAGTCGCTTGCTCTACCAGCTGAGCTAATGGCCCTCAAAATTCACAAAGGCAGCCTCTGTAACTAAAACAAATCTTCTAGACAAGGGGAATTTAGAAAACATTCTCTAACGAGGCACAAATGCGCTTGAATTTTACTTTTTGTTCATGATACCTCGCCAAAACTCGAGTGTACTACTCGGGATTCAGTTGGCGCCCGTAGCTCAGGTGGATAGAGCATCTGCCTTCTAAGCAGAGGGTCGAACGTTCGAGTCGTTCCGGGCGCATGATTAAGGTTGAATTTTTAGTATTGAATGTTTAGTAGGGCCTAATTGCAGAAATTTCTTTAGGCAAGGCGCGAGCGAAGGAGAGCAACCGCAGCGTAGCAGACGCTACGTGAGGATTGTGACTGAGCAAGCAACGAAGCATAAAGAGATTTCTGCAATTAGGCAATTATTGGTGGGTGTAGCTCAGCTGGTTAGAGCGCCAGGTTGTGGCCCTGGAGGCCGCGGGTTCAAACCCCGTCACTCACCCTAAATCCCGCTCAAAGCGGGATTTATTTTTTGCGCCCGTAGCTCAGCTGGATAGAGCATTGGTCTTCGAAACCAAGGGTCACAAGTTCGAATCTTGTCGGGCGCATTGGTGCTTTTTACTTTTGTCCATGACCTTCTAGCTCACTCCCCTCGAGGGTGGGGAGATACCCTATCCCTAAAAAAGATTAAATTTATGAGAGAAAATATGTTCCATCCCTTAACCCCTTTTTTCAAGCCTCAAAATGTTGCCCTGATTGGTGCCAGCGATAAAGTGGATAGTGTGGGAAGAACGCTGCTGCTCAATCTTTTGGACAAATCCTTTCAAGGCAAAATATTTCCAGTAAATCTTTCTAGAAAAGAAATTTTGGGTCAGCGCACTTTTTCTAAAATTGCGGATATCCCTTATCCTATCGATTTGGCTGTGATTGCCACCCCTGCGTCAGGCGTTCCTTCTCTCATTGAGGAATGTCTTCAGGCCAACGTGAAATCGGTCATTATTATTTCAGCCGGATTTAAAGAAATAGGCCCCAAAGGAATTCAACTGGAATCGGAGATCCTTCAAATTTTAAAGAAAGGAACTCTGCGTGTCATCGGGCCTAACTGCCTGGGCGTGATGAATCCTTTAAATAGCTTAAATGCCACCTTTGCTGAGGCGATGGCTAAACCGGGTAACGTAGCTTTTATCAGCCAGAGCGGGGCCTTGTGTACCTCTATTTTGGATTGGAGCCTTCAGGAAAATGTGGGTTTCTCTGCCTTCATTTCCATTGGATCAATGCTGGATATCGATTGGGGAGACTTGATCGAATATCTGGGAGAAGATCCTGACACCCATAGCATCGTCATTTATATGGAGTCGATCGGCAATGCCCACTCCTTTCTCAAGGCTGCCAAAAAAGTTTCTCCAAAAAAACCGATCATTGTCCTCAAGGCAGGCCGCACTCAAGCGGCCGCAAAGGCTGCAGCCTCGCATACGGGGAGTATTACCGGCAGCGATGAAGTTTTAGATGCTGCCTTTCGAAGAGTGGGTGTCTTGCGAGTCAAACGAATTGCCGAACTTTTTTATATGACGGAAGTGTTGGCCAAACAGCCTCTTCCCAAAGGCCCCCGTCTTACGATTGTTACAAATGCAGGAGGACCGGGAGTGCTCGCGACAGATAGTCTTATCTCCGAAGGAGGAAAGCTCTCAGAACTCTCGGAGGATATTTTGAAAGAGTTGGATGAAACTCTTCCTGCTGCCTGGAGCCATCATAATCCAATCGATATATTAGGTGATGCCGATCCCGAGCGTTATTCCCGGGCTTTGCAGATCGCTGCGAAGGATACAAAAAGCGACGGCCTTTTGGTGATCTTAACTCCTCAGGCGATGACGGAGCCCAGTGATACGGCCCGTCAGCTTATTCCTTATGCGAAAAAAACAGACAAACCGGTTCTGGCTTCCTGGATGGGAGGCAAGGATGTCGCCGAAGGCAATGCGCTGCTCAATGCCGCAGAGATTTCTACTTTTCTTTATCCGGATACGGCCGCCCAGGTTTTTCATTACATGTGGCAATACAGCGAAAATCTTCAATCTCTCCAGGAAACACTTTCTTGTTGTGGCCAGGGGGTTTCTGAAAAAACTGATCCCAAAAAAGTCTCTTGTCAAATTCAAGCGATTCGTAAAACCGGGCGTTTACTCCTCACAGAAGTAGAATCAAAAGAAGTATTAAAAGCCTACCAAATTCCGACCAACGAGACTCGAATCGCTCACAATGAAACTGAAGCGGCTCAAATAGCTGAAGAGATTGGATTTCCGGTCGTGCTTAAAATTTATTCGGAAACCATTACTCACAAGACCGATATCGGAGGAGTAAAACTTAATTTGAATACGCCGGAAGAAGTCCGTACAGCCTTTCAGGAAATTAAAACTTCTGTGAGCGAAAAAGCAAAAGCGGGTGATTTTTTGGGAGTGACGGTTCAGGCCATGATTCAGAAAGAGGCCTATGAGCTTATTTTGGGAGCCAGCCCCGATCCTCAATTTGGTCCTGTCATGCTCTTTGGCATGGGAGGACAACTGGTCGAGATTTTTCGCGATCATGCTTTGGGGCTTCCACCTCTAAGCCCCAATTTGGCTCGACGAATGATGGAACAAACAAAAATTTATAAAGGTCTGCAAGGAGTGCGCGGACGAAAAGCGGTGGATCTTGAAAAATTGGAATGTCTTTTGGTGAATTTCAGTCAGATGATTATCGATCAACCCCTCATCAAAGAAATTGATATCAATCCACTTCTGGTTTCATCCGATTTGATTTTGGCGGTGGACGCGAGAATTGTTTTATACGATCAAAACATTTCTGAAAAAGAGTTGTCGAAATACCAAGGTGTGTTTTTCAGAGGCGACTAAAAACTTTCCTCTTCACTCGGAAATTTTCCACTTTGGACATCGCGAATATAATTCCCAATTGCCTCGCTTACCGTCTGATGCAGCTCTGCATAGCGTCGCACAAATTTGGGTTTGAGGTCTTGGTACAAGCCCAACAAATCATAAATGACTAGCACTTGGCCATCACAGCCAGCTCCGGAGCCAATTCCAATGGTTGGGATTTTTAGACTTTTTGAAATCTTGGCCGCCAGTTTTGCAGGAATGCCTTCCAGCACGAGGGCGTAAATTCCCGCTTTCTCCAAGGCTTTGGCATCGTTCAATAATTGTCTTTCACCTTGAGCATCGCGGCCCTGAATTTTATAGCCGCCCATCAAATGCACGTGGGTAGGTTTTAAACCAATATGCCCCATCACCGGGATACCCACATTTTTGAGACGAGCAATCAGAGGCGCCAATTCTTCCCCACCTTCCAGTTTTACTGATTCCGCATGGCCTTTTTTCATCACCAGCCCACAATTTTTTACGGCTTCGTCCAGAGAGGCCTGGTAGCTCAAAAAAGGCATGTCACACACGAGATGCGCCTGACGGGTGGCACGGGAGACACAACGGCTATGGTAAATCATTTCTTCGAGCGTAACGGCCAAGGTGTTCCGTCGGCCCTGCACCACCATTCCCAGGGAGTCGCCCACCAGGAGGATGTCGATGCCGTTTTGATCCAGAATTTTGGCAAAACTATAATCATAGGCGGTGAGCATGCTGATTTTTTCAGCGCGTGATTTTTTTTTGAGAAGTTCGGGAATGGTTATTTTTTTCATGAAATTTATTTCTGATTGTGGGCGCAGCAAGCAGCGCCCCTACTTGCTGCTAATTGTGACGTAATGTTTTTCTAATTTATTCGTTTTCATGTGAAGGATTTCTCTCAAGATGATTTTATAATCTTCCGGTTTTTCCACAAAATCCATTTCACTGCAATTGACGACCAGCAAGGGGGTTTCCTGATAACTGAAAAAAAATCTCGAGTAGGCATCGGAAAGTCTTTCCAGATATTCTTCATCCAGATTTTTTTCATAATCGATTTTTCTTTTTTTTACGCGATTCAACAAGATATCCGTTGAGGCCTGCAGGAAGACGACCAGATCGGGTTTTAAAATACGGCCATCCAACAGATTGTAGACCGATTCGTAGAGGCGAAGTTCATCCTCCAAAAGATTCAAAAGGGCAAAAATTTTATCTTTTGCAAAGATATAATCAGTGACCACGCCTTGTTGAAATAAATCCTGCTGCAGCATTTCCTTTTGTTGCTGATAGCGTGAAAGCAAAAAGAAAAGCTGGGTTTGAAAGGAGTATTTCGAACGGTCTTTATAAAAAGTGGAAAGGAAAGGATTGTCCTCGGCACGTTCCAAGGCGGCCCTGTAATTAAATTCTTCGGCCAGGAGTGAGGCCAAAGAGGTTTTCCCTACTCCAATAGGGCCTTCGACCGCGATGTAGTGCAAGCCTTGAGTCATCCACATTCCCTAGCATATTTTCAATAAAGGTCTAGTGTCGCCTCAAAAAAAAGATAAAGCCAGCTTGATGAAAGTGGCTAAATCCAAACTTTCCGCTCTTTCTTTTCCCGAGAGGCCCAAGGGGTTTAAGTGTTGGGTCGCCCTCTCTTTATTTCCCTCGAAAAATCCATTCGCACAAAGGCAGTTGAGCAAGGTCTTGCGGCGTTGACTGAAAGCGGCCTGGATCAGCTTTTCAAAAAAAGAGAGTTCTAATTCAGGACAAAGACTGGTGGGGTAGGGGCTGAGTTGAACCACGGCGGAATCAATTTTCGGTCGGGGATCGAAAGAAGAGGGGGGGATGGGCAGTAAAATTTTTGCTGAGGCCAAAAATTGGGTGTAGAGACTCAACGAACCATAGGCCTTGCTGTTAGGCTTGGCACACAGACGTTCGGCCACTTCTTTTTGAAACATTAAAAAAAATTGCGAAAAAAAAGATCGATGCTCTAATAACTTTTTTAAGATGGCCACCGAGACGTGATAGGGAAGATTTCCCACGGCAAAGAGGGGAGAAGGGCAATCTTTTAGAATTTCTGTTAAATCACAATCCAGAAAATCGGCCAGAATGATTTTCACCTTTTCAGCAGGGCTTAAAATTTCTTTGAGCAGTGTTGAAAATTGGGCATCCTTTTCCACCACTATCATTTGTTCCACTTCGGGAAGCAGCCATTGAGTGAGCGAGCCTGGGCCAGGGCCAATTTCCAAAATGGTTTTGGGCTTTAGTCTTAGAATTTTTTCACTGAGTGTTTTCAGGGTAGGGGTGTGTACTAAAAAATTCTGGCCAAAACTTTTTTTGGCGATGAAGTCGAAGCGTTTTCGAAGGGCATTGGGGTGTTGGAAGTTCATATTTGTTTGTCATTACTCGTCGCATTCAAATCCCAAGCGGATGAAATTCCTCTTTCCAAATATTGGCCCCCCACATAAGCGATCATAGCTGCATTGTCGGTACAAAATTCAGGCCTTGGAATAAAAAGTTTAACTCCGCAGGCTTCTGCGGCCTGAGTCAAACGTTCGCGGATGGCCGAATTGCAGGCCACTCCACCCGCAATCACCCAGGGATGCTTGGGAAAATTTTCATGAGCCCGCTTGAAAAGTCTTTCAATCGATTTTACTAAGGTGTTTTGAAAGGAAGCAATCAAGTCCAGTACTTCAGGAAAATCTTCGGGGGCATGCCGAAGAAAAATATCCCGCCACTTATTTTTCTGGATGACTTCCAGCACGGCTGTTTTTAATCCAGAAAAGCTTGTATAGAGTTCACCTTTTTTGACTTGAGCAGGAGTAAAATGGAATCTTTTCGGATTTCCCTGTTTGGCAAGTTGATCCAAAATTGGGCCGCCGGGATAGGCCAGGCCCAACATTTTTGCGACCTTGTCATAGGCCTCGCCCGCGGCATCGTCTACGCTGCAACCCAGTAATTTCCTTTCTCCAATGTCGCAAACTTCAAAGAGATGGGTGTGTCCTCCAGAGAGCACCATCCCTAAAAAAGGAAGGGAGGGAATTTCATCCTCCAGAAAAGTGCTCATCAAATGTCCTTCAAGATGACTCACTCCGATAAAGGGGATGTTTTCTGCCAAGGCCAAGCCTTTCGCAAAATTAAGACCTACCAAAAGAGAGCCAATCAGACCGGGTTTGACGGTGACGCCAATGCCTTCCATTTTTTTTTTTGCGTGTTCCAAACTCTGGAGCGTACTTTGAAAGAGCGAAGAGATGGTCTTCAAATGCTCACGGGAAGCCACTTCGGGGACAATGCCTCCAAATTGGGCGTGTAGATGTTGGGAGGCGACTTGATGAGCAAGAATTTTTTTTGGCGTTTCCAAAATACAAATTGCCAGATCATCGCAGGAAGATTCTATCCCCAAGATTCGCATTAGTTGTACATCCCCCCACTCATGGGCTTGTTGACCGGGTTGCTGTTGGGCGGGACGGGTTGTGAAGCGGGAAGGCTTGTGGGCGATTCGGCAGAGAGCTTGTCGATTTCTTTGATCTTTACATTCGATCGACTCGCTTCGCTACTGTTTGGATAAGTGGCGACAATTTTTTCAAAGAAGGCCTTGGCTTCAGGATACATCTTGAGGCCCATAAAAGAGAGCCCTTGCTTGAAAATGGCAGATTTGACTTTGGAGGATTTGGGATATTTTTGTATCAAAGTTTGGTATTCGGTAATGGCCTTTTTGTAATCGGCCAAGGCATACAGACTTTCCGCCATCCAATATTGGGCATGGTCGGCCAAATTACTTTTCGGATATTTTTGTAGAAAATCCTGAAACCCGGTGAGGGCCTTGGCATAATCTTCCGCGTTGATGAAATCGAGCAGTCTTTGAAATTCTTTGGTCTGGGCTTCATCCGCAGCAAGCGTTTTTTCGGAGCCTCTATTTTCTTTAATCTCGCTGAGGAGAGTCATGCTTAAATTCAATTTATCTTCCAGGGTGGCGATGCGTTGATCGTAATCCTTCAAGGTTTTATTTTGTTGATCATAGAGATGACCCTCACTTTCCGAAGCTCCCTTGAGTGTATTCACTTCTTGTTGAAGGGTCAGCAGGCTATTCATGGCGTCGGCGAGTTTAAGATTGGAGTTTTCTACGCTGCTTTTAAGTAAGGCCATTTCGTTTCGAATTTGATCCAGTTCCCCTGCGGCAAAGAGTGGGGTGCTGATGAGGAGAGTGAGGGGGATAGCAAGGTTGAGTATGCGTTTCATAAAACTCCTTTCAATAAAAAAAACCACAGAGGCTTTGTAGCACTCTGTGGTTTTAAAATTCAAAGAGAAATTTAATTACTTTTTACGGACAACAAATTCGGCACGACGGTTGGTGGAGTAAGCTGCCTCATTATGACCAGGATCTAAAGGTTTTTCTTCCCCAAAAGAAACGGTTTCAATAGAAGAGGTGACTCCTAGGTTTACTAAATAATCCTTGGCGGCTTTTGCGCGGCGTTCTCCCAAGGCCATATTGTATTCGTTGGTTCCAATTTCATCGCAATGCCCTTCTACAATCACATGGGTGTTAGGATTGGATTTTAACCAGCTTGCATTTTCTTTCATGGTAGGGATTGCATCCGAACGAACATTGTACTTGTCAAAATCAAAATGGATCCGCTTCAAGTTGCTGTTTGCTTCAGTGACGACATCGCCTCCATTGTTGGCTTTCTTTTTGGAACAAGCCGCCCCTGTAGAAAGCACGACTAAGGCCATCAAGGCAGAAACTAAAAGTTTGTTTTTGTTCATAAGGCATCCTCCTCAGGATTATAGACAAAATATTAAAAACTTAAGAGATGAAATTTAATATCTTTTAAGTAAAATTAGACTAATAGTGGGATAACATTTCTTATATTAGCCTCTTTAGTCAAGGAGTTTTTCCAGTGCCAAATACAAAATTGGAATTTCATAATATTTTAAATGTTTGTCTCATGCAGCTTGCTCCTCAAAAAAAAGACAAGAGCAGCATTCCTACTTCCTTCCTGAAGTTATTAAAAAAAATTCCTAAAAATGTAGATTGGATTGTGCTCCCTGAAATGTGGAGGACCTCCTTCTACAATCAAGATCCTAAAGCTGAATTAAAAGAAACTAAAGAAGCCCTCAAGTTTTTAAAGGTCTATGCTAAAAAAAATCGGGTGAATTTTAGCGGTTCACACCTTGTCAAAAAAGGAAATTTTTAT
Above is a genomic segment from Deltaproteobacteria bacterium containing:
- the pal gene encoding peptidoglycan-associated lipoprotein Pal — its product is MNKNKLLVSALMALVVLSTGAACSKKKANNGGDVVTEANSNLKRIHFDFDKYNVRSDAIPTMKENASWLKSNPNTHVIVEGHCDEIGTNEYNMALGERRAKAAKDYLVNLGVTSSIETVSFGEEKPLDPGHNEAAYSTNRRAEFVVRKK
- the ybgF gene encoding tol-pal system protein YbgF, which produces MKRILNLAIPLTLLISTPLFAAGELDQIRNEMALLKSSVENSNLKLADAMNSLLTLQQEVNTLKGASESEGHLYDQQNKTLKDYDQRIATLEDKLNLSMTLLSEIKENRGSEKTLAADEAQTKEFQRLLDFINAEDYAKALTGFQDFLQKYPKSNLADHAQYWMAESLYALADYKKAITEYQTLIQKYPKSSKVKSAIFKQGLSFMGLKMYPEAKAFFEKIVATYPNSSEASRSNVKIKEIDKLSAESPTSLPASQPVPPNSNPVNKPMSGGMYN